A DNA window from Mesoplasma coleopterae contains the following coding sequences:
- a CDS encoding deoxynucleoside kinase translates to MRIAIFGTTGAGKTTLAKALSKTLNYDLILEPIHKNPYFDDFYKDVSQNAFKMQIFMLTLRAEQMYETKNQDNIIFDRTIIEDPIFMKLKNQNGLITDLDFATYLSFFNNVILETMANSSNKINFDLVIYLKASNEVCLKRIHERARETELKIDNEFWMNLNSLYEKQYQEYKDKLPFIVIDANNDSLEAKVNEILKEIERLKE, encoded by the coding sequence ATGAGAATTGCAATTTTTGGAACTACAGGAGCTGGTAAAACAACCCTTGCAAAAGCTTTATCGAAAACTTTAAATTATGACTTAATTTTGGAACCAATTCATAAGAATCCATATTTTGATGATTTTTATAAAGATGTTTCTCAAAACGCATTTAAAATGCAAATATTTATGTTAACTCTTAGAGCTGAACAAATGTATGAGACAAAAAATCAAGACAATATAATATTTGATAGAACTATTATAGAAGATCCAATTTTTATGAAGTTAAAAAATCAAAATGGTTTAATTACTGATTTAGATTTTGCCACATATTTAAGTTTCTTTAATAATGTTATTTTAGAAACAATGGCAAATTCATCAAATAAAATAAATTTTGATTTAGTTATATATTTAAAAGCAAGCAATGAAGTTTGTCTTAAAAGAATACATGAAAGAGCAAGAGAAACTGAATTAAAAATTGATAATGAATTTTGAATGAATTTAAATTCCTTATATGAAAAACAATATCAAGAATACAAAGATAAATTACCATTTATTGTTATTGACGCAAATAATGATAGTTTAGAAGCTAAAGTAAATGAAATTTTGAAAGAAATAGAAAGATTAAAGGAATAA
- a CDS encoding deoxynucleoside kinase, producing the protein MKIAIFGTVGAGKSSISQELSNRLNYEIFPEPIDENPYFENYYKDIKAYAFRMQIFMLTARSKQLFAAKDLKNKIFDRTIIEDPIFMNVGHKMGNVDDTDYKTYCDFFQYVVSENLKYPNDRLKFDLVVYLKVSDETSIRRINERGRSAELSIDKEYWKILNESYEEYYQEHKNDFPFLVIDANNNNLDEKVEEVIRTIEKIKKEI; encoded by the coding sequence ATGAAAATAGCTATTTTTGGAACAGTTGGAGCTGGAAAATCATCAATTTCTCAGGAATTATCAAACAGATTAAATTATGAAATTTTTCCCGAACCAATCGATGAAAACCCATACTTTGAAAATTATTATAAAGATATTAAAGCTTATGCTTTCAGAATGCAAATATTTATGTTAACAGCAAGATCAAAACAATTATTTGCAGCGAAAGATTTAAAAAACAAAATTTTTGATAGAACAATTATTGAGGATCCAATATTCATGAATGTTGGTCATAAAATGGGGAATGTTGATGATACAGATTACAAAACATATTGCGATTTCTTTCAATATGTAGTTTCTGAAAACTTGAAATATCCAAACGACAGATTAAAATTTGATTTAGTTGTTTACTTAAAAGTTTCTGATGAAACTTCAATTAGAAGAATTAATGAACGTGGAAGATCAGCAGAGTTAAGCATCGATAAAGAATACTGGAAAATTTTAAATGAATCATATGAAGAATATTACCAAGAACACAAAAATGATTTTCCATTTTTAGTTATTGATGCTAACAACAACAACTTAGATGAGAAAGTTGAAGAAGTTATTAGAACTATAGAAAAAATTAAGAAGGAGATTTAA
- a CDS encoding pseudouridine synthase, translated as MERLQKIISARGVTSRRNAEKLIVEGKVKVNGVVITELGFKTSPDADIEVNGKQTTKNNEKFYYLFNKPRLVLTTMYDPKQRKTVADYFKDVPTRVYPVGRLDYDVSGLIIMTNDGEFANFVMHPRYEFFKTYQGLCKGKVTKQQVNQLLKGVKIEDEYFTKAIEAELLNYDQEKDQSIVEMTIAEGKKHHVKQMFSAIEANLMKLKRTKIEFLEVDDLEVGRYRELKPHEVKKFYGIYHATKRKEDVKK; from the coding sequence ATGGAAAGATTACAAAAAATTATTTCAGCTAGGGGAGTAACTTCAAGAAGGAATGCTGAAAAATTAATTGTTGAAGGTAAAGTTAAAGTTAATGGCGTAGTAATTACTGAACTTGGTTTCAAAACAAGTCCTGATGCTGACATTGAAGTTAATGGCAAACAAACAACTAAAAATAATGAAAAGTTTTATTATTTATTTAATAAACCAAGATTAGTTCTAACTACAATGTATGATCCAAAACAACGTAAAACAGTTGCAGATTATTTTAAAGATGTGCCAACACGAGTTTATCCAGTTGGAAGACTTGATTATGATGTTAGTGGATTAATTATTATGACTAATGATGGAGAATTTGCAAACTTTGTTATGCACCCAAGATATGAGTTTTTTAAAACATATCAAGGATTATGTAAAGGAAAAGTCACAAAGCAACAAGTTAATCAATTGTTAAAAGGTGTAAAGATTGAAGACGAATACTTTACGAAAGCTATTGAAGCCGAATTATTAAATTATGATCAAGAAAAAGATCAATCAATTGTTGAGATGACAATTGCTGAAGGTAAAAAACACCACGTTAAGCAAATGTTTTCAGCTATTGAAGCAAATTTAATGAAGTTAAAAAGAACAAAAATTGAATTTTTGGAAGTGGATGATTTAGAAGTTGGGAGATACAGAGAATTGAAACCTCATGAAGTTAAAAAATTCTATGGTATTTATCATGCAACGAAAAGAAAAGAAGATGTAAAAAAATAA